A stretch of the Apteryx mantelli isolate bAptMan1 chromosome 3, bAptMan1.hap1, whole genome shotgun sequence genome encodes the following:
- the SLC4A1AP gene encoding kanadaptin yields the protein MAEAMETEPAGGGSSAEPAAFKRPDLPAPPRAAEGGEPGPSPPGPGAPRPVAAPAPRYVEPPWGSRPPGGAGYALEVLKGGVALGSVRLDGGSWFLAGRLPGCAVALEHPSVSRHHAVLQYRGAGRPGEDAAAGFYVYDLGSTHGTFLNKARVPPRTYCRVRVGHGLRFGGSSRLFLLQGPEEDQESESELTVTQLKALRKQQQAKLEKTMLGEDSDEEDEKEEKRNESSQNSDMSCSWGMGEDAEEDEAEENPIAIEFHEAQDAFYMKDPRKALQGFFDREGEELEYEYDDRGHNSWLCRVKLPVDDASGKQLVAEALHAGKKKEAMIQCALEACRLLDARGVLRQEAVSRKRKSKNWEDEDFYDSDDDTFLDRTGAVEKKRLSRMKKAGKIEEKPDTYDTLVTKLNEAENELSEITEKLKASGKVQSQPAAQDSLDEFMTEIKSGCNLDSVTRKKLHLRSFELKKEQQRLKGLIKLVKPAELPELKPQSGSYSLEAESKPKKITLPLFGAMKGGSKFKLKTGSLGKLPVKRPDIPESLLKMKDDGPEEEEEEEEEMEEEQETDTINSRASKLETKMTAQEETGKETSVTACSPCKIKNLESLQDGVHFLPEPKILRNKSRMGPSQEKSPASETVCKEPEETSEKVKKINNSSKVQPSFFSSQYPDDDPDYCIWIPPAGQSGDGKTHLNEKYGY from the exons ATGGCGGAGGCCATGGAGacggagccggcgggcggcggcagcagcgccgaGCCCGCCGCCTTCAAGCGCCCGGACctgccggcgccgccccgcgccgccgaaGGCGGCGAGCCAGGGCCCagcccgccggggcccggcgccccgcggccggtggcggcgccggcgccgcgctACGTGGAGCCGCCGTGGGGGAGCCGCCCGCCGGGCGGCGCCGGGTACGCGCTGGAGGTGCTGAAGGGCGGCGTGGCGCTGGGCTCGGTGCGGCTGGACGGCGGCAGCTGGTTCCTGGCGGGGCGGCTGCCCGGCTGCGCCGTGGCCCTGGAGCACCCGTCGGTGTCGCGGCACCACGCCGTGCTGCAGTAccgcggcgccggccgccccggcgaggACGCCGCCGCCGGCTTCTACGTGTACGACCTGGGCAGCACCCACGGCACCTTCCTCAACAAGGCGCGGGTGCCGCCGCGCACCTACTGCCGCGTGCGCGTGGGCCACGGGCTGCGCTTCGGCGGCAGCTCCCGCCTCTTCCTGCTGCAg GGACCTGAAGAGGACCAGGAGTCTGAGTCAGAATTAACTGTAACTCAGCTGAAGGCACTGCGCAAGCAGCAGCAAGCAAAATTAGAAAAGACGATGTTGGGGGAGGACTCTGACGaggaagatgaaaaagaagagaagagaaatgagagCAGTCAGAACAGTGATATGAGCTGTTCGTGGGGAATGG GGGAGGATGCCGAGGAGGATGAGGCTGAAGAAAACCCCATTGCTATTGAATTTCATGAGGCACAAGATGCCTTCTATATGAAAGATCCTAGGAAGGCCCTACAGGGCTTTTTTGACAGAGAAG gAGAAGAGTTAGAATACGAGTATGATGATCGTGGGCACAATAGCTGGCTATGCAGAGTCAA ATTGCCTGTGGATGATGCATCAGGGAAGCAGCTGGTGGCAGAGGCTCTCCAtgcgggaaagaaaaaagaagcaatgaTACAGTGTGCGCTGGAAGCTTGCAGGCTACTGGATGCTAGGGGAGTACTGCGGCAAGAAGCAG TATCCCGAAAAAGGAAATCAAAGAACTGGGAAGATGAGGATTTTTATGACAGTGATGATGATACCTTCCTTGATCGAACTGGCGCTGTAGAAAAGAAACGACTCAGCAGAATGAAAAAAGCtggtaaaatagaagaaaaaccaGACACTTATGACACTCTG GTCACAAAATTAAATGAAGCTGAAAATGAGCTTTCTGAGATAACAGAGAAGCTGAAGGCTTCAGGGAAAG TCCAGTCCCAGCCAGCAGCTCAAGATTCTTTGGATGAATTcatgacagaaataaaatctgGATGCAACTTAGACAGTGTTACACGAAAGAAACTTCATTTGCGGTCTTTTGAACTGAAGAAAGAGCAACAGAGGCTGAAAGGGTTAATAAAGCTTGTTAAGCCTGCAGAACTGCCTGAGCTGAAGCCCCA GAGTGGGAGTTACAGTCTGGAAGCGGAGAGCAAGCCTAAAAAGATTACCCTGCCTCTCTTCGGTGCAATGAAAGGGGGGAGCAAATTCAAGCTGAAAACTGGAAGCCTAGGG AAGTTGCCTGTCAAGCGTCCAGATATCCCTGAAAGCTTGTTAAAAATGAAAGATGATGgaccagaagaggaggaggaagaggaggaggaaatggaaGAGGAGCAAGAAACAGATACAATAAACAGCAGAGCGTCAAAACTAGAAACAAAAATGACAGCAcaggaagaaacaggaaaagagacTAGTGTCACTGCTTGTTCTCCTTGCAAGATCAAGAATCTGGAATCCCTTCAGGATG GGGTTCACTTCCTGCCTGAGCCAAAGATACTGAGGAATAAATCTCGGATGGGCCCCTCGCAAGAGAAATCTCCAG catctgagacAGTATGTAAAGAACCTGAAGAGACATCTGAGAAagttaagaaaataaacaactcAAGCAAG gtCCAACCGTCTTTTTTCTCCTCACAGTATCCAGATGATGACCCAGATTACTGCATATGGATTCCTCCTGCAG GTCAAAGTGGTGATGGCAAAACTCATCTAAATGAAAAATATGGCTACTAA